The Salinispora tropica CNB-440 genome has a window encoding:
- a CDS encoding RhlG family 3-oxoacyl-ACP reductase, with protein sequence MTDLFSVSGKTVLVTGGSRGIGRMIAEGFVRAGAKVIIAARKADVCTAVAGELSTLGECTAVPVDLSSDAGAEALAAAVRERHDRLDVLVNNAGATWGAPLEAYPESAFDKLWAVNVKAVFRLTTALLPVLRAAGTADEPARVINIGSVDGIRVPWMEVYAYSATKAAVHMLTRSLAHQLATEHITVNAIAPGPFESKMMAFALDDPASRAAIEKQVPLGRIGRPEDMAGTAIYLSSRAGAYLTGAVIPVDGGITTHG encoded by the coding sequence ATGACGGATCTTTTCTCGGTTTCCGGCAAGACCGTCCTGGTCACCGGCGGCTCGCGCGGGATCGGCCGGATGATTGCCGAGGGTTTCGTCCGGGCCGGCGCCAAGGTGATCATCGCTGCCCGGAAGGCGGACGTCTGCACCGCGGTCGCCGGCGAACTGTCGACGCTGGGCGAGTGCACGGCGGTCCCCGTCGACCTCAGCAGCGACGCCGGCGCCGAGGCGCTCGCCGCCGCCGTACGAGAGCGGCACGACCGACTCGACGTACTGGTCAACAACGCGGGTGCCACCTGGGGTGCGCCACTGGAGGCCTATCCAGAGAGCGCGTTCGACAAACTCTGGGCGGTCAACGTCAAGGCCGTCTTCCGGCTCACCACCGCCCTGCTGCCCGTACTGCGTGCGGCGGGCACCGCGGACGAGCCCGCCCGCGTCATCAACATCGGCTCGGTGGACGGGATCCGGGTCCCCTGGATGGAGGTCTACGCGTACTCCGCCACGAAGGCCGCCGTGCACATGCTGACTCGCAGCCTCGCCCACCAACTCGCCACCGAACACATCACCGTCAACGCGATCGCCCCGGGCCCGTTCGAGAGCAAGATGATGGCGTTCGCGCTGGATGACCCCGCCTCCCGGGCAGCCATCGAGAAGCAGGTGCCGCTGGGCCGCATCGGCCGGCCGGAGGACATGGCGGGCACCGCGATCTACCTGTCGTCGCGGGCCGGCGCGTACCTGACCGGCGCGGTTATCCCCGTTGACGGCGGCATCACCACCCACGGCTGA
- a CDS encoding TIGR02611 family protein, whose translation MDRATPLGQLIIATQTAERRGCGVSNEQRSKPGRTGSEAGAPAAGAALVPAQRERSRWRQRISTTLALIRANPTGRLALKVFVAITGAIIVTVGIALIPLPGPGWLLVIAGLGVWAVEFHWARRLLTFTRRHVYNWTEWVKRQSLSVRFVIGSVGLVFVSTVVWLSLKYSVGIDVVAWVLGHLRPR comes from the coding sequence GTGGATCGAGCCACGCCGCTGGGCCAACTGATCATCGCGACCCAGACGGCCGAACGGCGGGGGTGCGGGGTGTCGAACGAACAGCGGAGTAAGCCGGGCCGAACCGGCTCGGAGGCGGGCGCGCCGGCAGCGGGGGCGGCGCTCGTCCCCGCCCAGCGAGAACGGTCGCGGTGGCGCCAGCGAATCTCGACCACCCTCGCGCTGATTCGCGCCAACCCCACCGGCCGACTTGCCCTCAAGGTCTTTGTTGCGATCACTGGCGCCATCATCGTGACCGTCGGAATCGCGCTGATCCCACTGCCGGGCCCCGGCTGGTTGCTGGTGATCGCCGGCCTCGGGGTCTGGGCGGTGGAGTTCCACTGGGCGCGGCGGCTACTCACCTTCACCCGCCGGCACGTCTACAACTGGACCGAATGGGTTAAGCGTCAGTCACTCTCGGTGCGGTTTGTCATCGGCTCGGTCGGGCTCGTCTTTGTGTCGACCGTCGTGTGGCTGTCGCTCAAGTACAGCGTCGGCATCGACGTGGTGGCCTGGGTCCTGGGTCACCTGAGGCCGCGTTGA
- a CDS encoding SsgA family sporulation/cell division regulator, whose product MSVIRPTTVEVETSLRLVAPDATALPVRASLRYDPADPYAVHVLFHAESAGGEAVSWSFARELLVTGLDEPAGIGDVRVWPWATPRGDFVALALSSPDGNALFEVPRSVLVRFLRRTYVVVARGREAEHLDVDTAVNRLLAGR is encoded by the coding sequence ATGAGTGTCATCCGACCGACGACCGTAGAGGTCGAGACGTCGCTAAGGCTCGTCGCACCTGACGCCACGGCCTTGCCGGTGCGCGCCAGTCTGCGCTACGACCCTGCTGACCCGTATGCCGTCCACGTCCTGTTCCATGCGGAATCGGCTGGTGGCGAGGCGGTCAGCTGGTCGTTCGCACGGGAACTGCTGGTGACCGGCCTCGATGAGCCGGCCGGCATCGGCGATGTGCGGGTCTGGCCCTGGGCCACCCCGCGCGGGGACTTCGTCGCCCTGGCGTTGTCGTCCCCAGATGGCAACGCCCTGTTTGAGGTGCCGCGGAGCGTCTTGGTGCGCTTCCTGCGGCGGACCTACGTCGTCGTCGCGCGCGGCCGGGAGGCCGAGCACCTGGACGTCGACACGGCGGTGAACCGGCTGCTCGCCGGACGCTGA
- a CDS encoding sporulation protein, producing the protein MEVAADPALVGDLQRLLDSIRYGAHRHRRLQESATPDPAGVPMVFKKMLSALGVGGPSVDTVLTNPNTRPGLALDGQVNLIGGDSPAAIEQIVVGLVTRVEIEGHDTEYAGLMEFQRMPVSGALQLAPKQQLSIPFQLPVPWETPITDVYGQRLHGMTMGLRTELAIARAVDKSDLDQVNVHPLPVHERILEAFNRLGFRFKNADLERGSLYGVQQTLPFYQEIEFFASPQYAQTITEVELTFVTNPQGVDVILECDKRGGFFTSGQDVFGRYQVAHQDADRVDWVQVVDGWLRETTSRYGSLRAQGFGVPHQHGGQRGMGMGGMIAGAALGVAGGMIAGEMIEDAIEGDFAEDFGFEE; encoded by the coding sequence GTGGAGGTGGCGGCCGACCCGGCGCTGGTGGGAGACTTACAGCGGCTTCTCGACAGCATCCGGTACGGTGCACACCGTCACCGTCGGCTCCAGGAGAGTGCGACACCAGACCCAGCGGGAGTTCCGATGGTCTTCAAGAAAATGTTGAGCGCGTTAGGCGTAGGCGGACCCAGCGTGGACACCGTCCTTACGAACCCCAACACCCGGCCCGGCCTGGCCCTCGACGGCCAGGTCAACCTGATCGGCGGGGACTCGCCGGCGGCCATCGAGCAGATTGTCGTCGGCCTGGTCACCCGAGTCGAGATCGAGGGTCACGACACCGAGTACGCGGGGCTCATGGAGTTCCAGCGGATGCCGGTCTCCGGGGCGCTGCAACTGGCTCCCAAGCAGCAGCTGTCGATCCCGTTCCAGCTGCCGGTCCCGTGGGAGACCCCGATCACCGATGTGTACGGCCAGCGCCTGCACGGGATGACGATGGGTCTGCGGACCGAGTTGGCGATCGCCCGCGCCGTGGACAAGAGCGACCTGGACCAGGTCAACGTGCACCCGCTACCGGTGCACGAGCGCATCCTGGAGGCGTTCAACCGGCTTGGCTTCCGGTTCAAGAACGCCGACCTGGAGCGTGGTTCGCTCTACGGGGTGCAGCAGACGTTGCCGTTCTACCAGGAGATCGAGTTCTTCGCGTCCCCGCAGTACGCGCAGACGATCACTGAGGTGGAGCTGACGTTCGTCACCAACCCGCAGGGTGTGGACGTGATCCTGGAGTGCGACAAGCGCGGCGGTTTCTTCACCTCCGGGCAGGATGTCTTCGGTCGCTACCAGGTCGCCCACCAGGACGCCGACCGGGTGGACTGGGTGCAGGTGGTCGACGGGTGGCTGCGCGAGACGACCTCCCGCTACGGCAGCCTGCGGGCGCAGGGCTTCGGCGTCCCGCACCAGCACGGCGGCCAGCGGGGGATGGGCATGGGCGGCATGATCGCCGGCGCTGCCCTCGGCGTGGCCGGCGGCATGATCGCTGGTGAGATGATCGAGGACGCGATCGAAGGGGACTTCGCCGAGGACTTCGGCTTCGAGGAGTAA
- a CDS encoding LolA family protein, which produces MSVLTSRPALRWLVPVAAVVTVIGGGAALGRFAAEAEPSLPPRSAAQLLVDLQTARFEGLSGTVVQRADLGLPPIAGLVAADGPASLLTGSHTLRVWHSGPDQQRIALVDTLGQRDFIRNGRDVWLWNSRTNTATHRVLPEGKEAANPAEMPATPQEAAAQALAAVDPTTEVSVGRSATVAGRDAYELVLTPRDAASLVHQVRIAIDATAHLPLRFEVFAAGGDRPAFELAFTQIDYARPDADQFTFNPPPDVQVTEKKGGWEHPEQSEQPGPTNDGGHPDLRTVGTGWTTVLVAKIDEVERPTAAAEDAPDLDLLAGQLPAVQGDWGSGRLFRTDLVTALLTDDGRLIVGAVSPERLYEVARG; this is translated from the coding sequence ATGTCCGTTCTGACAAGCCGTCCCGCCTTACGGTGGCTGGTTCCGGTGGCCGCCGTCGTGACCGTCATCGGCGGCGGCGCCGCGCTGGGCCGCTTCGCCGCCGAAGCCGAGCCGAGCCTGCCGCCCCGATCCGCCGCCCAGCTTTTGGTCGATCTCCAGACCGCCCGCTTCGAGGGTCTCTCCGGCACCGTTGTGCAGCGGGCCGACCTCGGCCTGCCCCCGATCGCCGGCCTGGTCGCCGCGGATGGTCCGGCCAGCCTGCTGACCGGCTCCCACACGTTGCGGGTCTGGCACTCCGGGCCGGACCAGCAGCGGATCGCGCTCGTTGACACGCTCGGGCAGCGGGATTTCATCCGCAACGGACGGGACGTGTGGCTGTGGAACAGCCGAACGAACACGGCAACCCACCGGGTGCTGCCGGAGGGCAAGGAGGCTGCGAACCCGGCGGAGATGCCGGCGACGCCGCAGGAGGCCGCCGCGCAGGCCCTCGCCGCAGTTGATCCCACGACCGAGGTGAGTGTCGGTCGGTCGGCGACGGTCGCCGGGCGGGACGCGTATGAGCTGGTGCTCACGCCCCGGGACGCCGCCTCCCTGGTGCACCAGGTCCGGATCGCCATCGACGCGACCGCGCACCTGCCGCTGCGGTTCGAGGTCTTCGCCGCGGGTGGGGATCGCCCGGCGTTCGAGCTGGCGTTCACCCAGATCGACTATGCCCGGCCGGATGCCGACCAGTTCACCTTCAACCCGCCACCGGATGTTCAGGTCACCGAGAAGAAGGGCGGCTGGGAGCATCCCGAGCAGTCCGAGCAGCCGGGACCGACCAACGACGGCGGGCACCCCGATCTGCGTACCGTCGGCACGGGCTGGACCACGGTCCTGGTCGCGAAGATCGACGAGGTGGAGCGTCCCACCGCTGCCGCCGAGGATGCGCCCGACCTGGACCTGCTCGCCGGTCAGTTGCCGGCGGTCCAGGGTGACTGGGGCAGCGGTCGACTGTTCCGCACCGATCTGGTGACGGCGCTACTCACCGACGACGGCCGGCTGATCGTGGGGGCGGTCTCCCCGGAGCGACTGTACGAGGTGGCCCGGGGCTGA
- a CDS encoding helix-turn-helix transcriptional regulator, whose product MFSPVHHFRDAAVSAALGFGDLVADPVWLRPILVERDLLILVTAGHGRAEVDFHTLSCRPGTLLRVRAGQVLRCGPSSLGAIVVHWTSTALHGFDVAPEAAPAWLELTGADGATISTGVHQLAADCERHRGAPAALFRHQLAALLLRLALLVDSGRGSQPAPRSASRTETNTFRLLCRELEQGYQRSRRVEDYADQLGCSVRTLTRACLAVTGRSAKQVVDERVALQARRLLAATDEPVARVGQRLGFSEPTNFGRFFTREVGVSPGAYRAAWEHPADHSTPTEPDSAPTLPARDAPSLVRPRPPADADDGQSQMPGHSDDHVTAESAVLGVANSGAASQQPGERPLHVD is encoded by the coding sequence ATGTTCTCTCCTGTTCATCACTTTCGGGACGCCGCCGTCAGCGCGGCGCTCGGCTTCGGTGACCTGGTGGCCGATCCGGTGTGGCTGCGTCCGATCCTGGTGGAGAGGGACCTGCTCATCCTGGTCACCGCGGGGCATGGCCGCGCCGAGGTGGACTTCCACACCCTGTCCTGCCGCCCGGGCACACTGCTGCGGGTCCGGGCCGGCCAGGTGCTTCGGTGTGGACCATCCAGCCTTGGTGCGATCGTGGTGCACTGGACGTCGACGGCGCTGCACGGATTCGACGTTGCCCCCGAGGCGGCCCCGGCCTGGCTTGAGCTGACCGGTGCGGACGGGGCGACCATCAGCACCGGGGTCCATCAGCTCGCGGCGGACTGCGAGCGGCATCGCGGGGCGCCCGCCGCACTGTTCCGCCACCAGCTGGCGGCGCTGCTGCTACGGCTGGCCCTGCTGGTGGACTCCGGCCGGGGGTCTCAGCCCGCGCCGCGGTCGGCGTCGCGCACCGAGACCAACACGTTCCGACTGCTCTGCCGGGAGTTGGAGCAGGGCTACCAGCGCAGCCGACGGGTGGAGGACTACGCCGACCAATTGGGCTGCTCCGTTCGTACCCTGACCCGCGCCTGCCTGGCGGTCACCGGGCGCAGCGCGAAGCAGGTGGTGGACGAGCGGGTGGCGTTGCAGGCCCGCCGCCTCCTCGCGGCGACCGACGAACCGGTGGCGCGAGTAGGCCAGCGGCTCGGTTTCTCCGAGCCGACCAACTTCGGCCGGTTCTTCACCCGGGAGGTCGGGGTCAGTCCGGGAGCGTACCGCGCCGCTTGGGAGCACCCCGCCGACCACTCGACGCCGACCGAACCGGACTCGGCACCCACCCTGCCCGCCCGGGACGCTCCGTCCCTGGTACGCCCGCGCCCACCCGCCGACGCCGACGACGGTCAGTCACAGATGCCGGGCCACAGCGATGACCACGTCACCGCCGAGTCGGCCGTGCTCGGGGTCGCGAACAGCGGCGCCGCATCGCAGCAGCCCGGTGAGCGCCCGCTGCACGTCGACTGA
- a CDS encoding response regulator transcription factor gives MRLLVVEDEARLAAALHRGLQAEGFVVDVASTGPAGLDAARHGDYDAMVLDVMLPGLSGYEVVRRLRAERRWLPVLMLSAKDGEYDQADGLDCGADDYLTKPFSYVVLLARLRALLRRGAPERPAVLTVGDLRLDPARRRVTRDGAEVALTAREYALLDYLMRRPGTVVSKIELLDHVWDANIETAPNAVEVYVGYLRRKLGRDRLETVRGAGYRLVTS, from the coding sequence GTGCGACTGCTGGTGGTGGAGGACGAGGCGCGGCTGGCGGCCGCACTGCATCGTGGGCTCCAGGCCGAAGGCTTCGTGGTGGATGTGGCCTCGACCGGGCCGGCCGGCCTGGATGCGGCCCGGCACGGCGACTACGACGCGATGGTCCTCGACGTGATGTTGCCCGGCCTCTCCGGCTACGAGGTGGTCCGCCGGCTGCGGGCCGAGCGGCGCTGGCTGCCGGTGCTCATGCTCTCGGCCAAGGACGGCGAGTACGACCAGGCCGACGGGCTGGACTGCGGGGCCGACGACTATCTCACCAAGCCCTTCTCGTACGTGGTGCTGCTGGCCCGGCTGCGCGCCCTGCTGCGCCGCGGTGCACCGGAGCGACCGGCGGTGCTGACCGTGGGGGACCTGCGGCTGGACCCGGCCCGGCGGCGGGTGACCCGAGACGGCGCCGAGGTGGCGCTGACCGCCCGGGAGTACGCCCTGCTCGACTACCTGATGCGCCGCCCCGGCACGGTGGTCTCCAAAATCGAACTCCTCGACCACGTCTGGGACGCCAACATCGAGACCGCTCCGAACGCGGTGGAGGTGTACGTGGGATACCTGCGCCGCAAGCTCGGCCGGGACCGCCTGGAGACCGTCCGCGGGGCCGGCTACCGCCTCGTCACCTCATGA
- a CDS encoding helix-turn-helix domain-containing protein gives MPHKPFIRTLRAQWLGQQLRALREERGMTLKLVAEHLQRDMSALGRYERADWPIRKGDVIALLDLYGFHNAAERARLLSLAEEVWRTDRWDEDYGDVVDSSFIEYPWLEGRAESLCCFHMTLVPGLLQTRAYAEAVIRSAAEPGAPEATILRWVELRMSRQEVLAKQCPIKISTVIDESVLRRRVGGAEVLRYQLQHLVKLQQLPQVGIQIMSSSTALHQGLDGTFWIFHLPDPYPAVAYTESLGGRLYLESPKAERFLRAYDQVSRVALNVNESTELMASIAEEL, from the coding sequence CTCGGTCAGCAGCTACGAGCCCTACGTGAGGAACGGGGGATGACGTTGAAGCTCGTCGCCGAGCACCTGCAACGGGACATGTCTGCGCTCGGTCGCTACGAGCGTGCGGACTGGCCGATCCGGAAGGGCGACGTCATCGCGCTGCTCGATCTTTACGGCTTCCACAACGCAGCCGAACGCGCCCGGCTGCTGTCGCTGGCCGAGGAGGTCTGGCGAACTGACCGCTGGGATGAGGACTACGGCGATGTGGTCGACTCCTCGTTCATCGAGTACCCATGGTTGGAGGGCCGCGCCGAGAGTCTGTGCTGCTTTCACATGACGTTGGTGCCAGGGCTGCTCCAGACGCGTGCCTATGCGGAGGCGGTGATCCGAAGTGCAGCGGAGCCGGGGGCTCCGGAGGCGACGATCCTTCGGTGGGTCGAACTGCGGATGTCCCGTCAGGAGGTACTCGCCAAGCAGTGCCCCATCAAGATCTCTACAGTGATTGACGAGTCGGTACTCCGACGTCGAGTGGGTGGCGCGGAGGTGTTGCGATATCAGCTACAACATCTTGTGAAGCTTCAGCAGCTACCGCAGGTCGGAATTCAGATCATGTCCTCCTCGACGGCACTCCATCAGGGACTCGACGGAACGTTCTGGATATTTCACCTTCCTGATCCATACCCGGCCGTCGCCTACACGGAATCCTTGGGCGGCCGGCTCTACCTGGAGTCGCCGAAAGCCGAGCGCTTCCTTCGTGCGTACGATCAGGTGTCAAGGGTCGCGCTCAACGTGAATGAGTCGACCGAGTTGATGGCGAGCATTGCAGAGGAGCTGTAA
- a CDS encoding DUF397 domain-containing protein, whose amino-acid sequence MGESLPEVAWHISTKSDSNGGSCVEAGPLLDGSGRVAVRHSKAPEAATIIYTAEEWAAFVGGVRDGEFDFI is encoded by the coding sequence ATGGGCGAGAGTCTGCCAGAGGTCGCTTGGCATATCAGCACGAAGAGTGACAGTAACGGTGGCAGCTGCGTCGAGGCGGGGCCGTTGCTCGACGGGTCGGGTCGGGTGGCGGTGCGGCACAGTAAGGCCCCCGAGGCTGCCACGATCATCTATACGGCCGAGGAGTGGGCGGCGTTCGTGGGCGGCGTGCGTGACGGTGAGTTCGACTTCATCTAG
- a CDS encoding HelD family protein: MHDDEIGQEQEYVSMLYGRLDALREQATHRLAEQLRATGGTLQARSQRDSAVRMYGEQVEQYSAVEQGLCFGRLDTDDGGRHYIGRIGIFDSDGDYDPLLIDWRAPAARAFYLATAANPQGVHRRRHLRTRQRKVTGLNDEVLDIAAASPTAHEELTGEAALLAALTAGRTGRMRDIVETIQAEQDTVIRAELPGTLVVQGGPGTGKTAVALHRAAYLLYTHRRELATRGVLLVGPNATFLRYISQVLPALAETGVLLRTQADLFPGVTARRTEGAEAAALKGRAVLVEVLAAAVRDRQWVPDEPLEIEQPQREILVLHPETVRAARDRARRSGRPHNLARAVFDVELVHALAAQVAERIGADPLGGENLLEEADLAEIRRELRDDPEVRATLDHLWPLLTPQQLLADLYADPARIATAAPMLTEAEQALLHRQPSGWTPADVPLLDEAAELLGEDDRAAAARRERLRTLQREYAEGVLEIARGSRSIDVEDEADGGEILGVTDLLDADRMVERQEEGDRLTTAQRAAADRSWAFGHIIVDEAQELSPMAWRLLMRRCPSRSMTIVGDVAQTGALAGTASWAEVLEPYVARRWRLTELAVSYRTPAEIMAVAAEVLAQIDPTLRPPRSVRSTGVPPIDRSVAPERLAAELVDAATATAATLTDGRLGVIVPAARVADLGPALADAIPEATVGDQPDLKGRTVLLTVAQAKGLEFDAVLVVDPDGIVAESPRGRNDLYVALTRATQRLTVLRPTS; encoded by the coding sequence ATACACGACGACGAGATCGGCCAGGAGCAGGAGTACGTCTCGATGCTCTACGGCCGGCTGGACGCGCTGCGGGAACAGGCCACCCACCGGCTGGCCGAACAGCTCCGGGCGACAGGTGGCACCCTCCAGGCCCGCTCCCAACGCGACAGCGCCGTACGCATGTACGGCGAGCAGGTGGAGCAGTACTCGGCGGTCGAGCAGGGCCTGTGCTTCGGCCGGCTGGACACCGACGACGGCGGCCGGCACTACATCGGCCGGATCGGCATCTTCGACTCCGACGGCGACTACGACCCGCTGCTGATCGACTGGCGAGCCCCGGCGGCGCGCGCCTTCTACCTCGCCACCGCCGCCAACCCGCAGGGCGTCCACCGACGACGGCACCTGCGGACCCGGCAACGCAAGGTGACCGGCCTCAACGACGAGGTGCTCGACATTGCCGCCGCCTCCCCCACCGCCCACGAGGAGCTGACCGGCGAGGCGGCGCTACTCGCGGCCCTGACCGCCGGCCGCACCGGCCGGATGCGGGACATCGTCGAGACCATCCAGGCCGAGCAGGACACGGTCATCCGCGCCGAGCTGCCGGGCACGCTGGTGGTGCAGGGCGGTCCGGGCACCGGCAAGACCGCCGTAGCGCTGCACCGGGCGGCCTACCTGCTCTACACGCACCGGCGTGAACTTGCCACCCGGGGCGTGCTGCTGGTCGGGCCGAATGCGACCTTCCTGCGCTACATCTCCCAGGTGCTGCCCGCCCTCGCCGAGACCGGGGTGCTGCTGCGTACCCAGGCCGACCTCTTTCCCGGGGTCACCGCGCGGCGTACCGAGGGGGCCGAGGCCGCCGCGCTGAAGGGTCGCGCGGTGCTGGTGGAGGTCCTCGCCGCCGCGGTCCGGGACCGGCAGTGGGTGCCAGACGAGCCACTGGAGATCGAGCAGCCGCAGCGGGAGATCCTGGTGCTGCACCCGGAGACCGTCCGGGCCGCCCGGGACCGGGCCCGCCGGTCCGGCAGGCCGCACAACCTCGCCCGAGCAGTCTTCGATGTCGAACTCGTGCACGCTCTCGCCGCGCAGGTCGCCGAGCGCATCGGCGCGGACCCACTGGGTGGGGAGAACCTGCTCGAGGAGGCCGACCTCGCCGAGATCCGTCGGGAGCTGCGGGACGACCCGGAGGTACGGGCGACGCTGGACCACCTGTGGCCGCTGCTCACCCCGCAGCAGTTGCTCGCCGACCTGTACGCCGACCCGGCGCGAATCGCCACCGCCGCGCCCATGCTGACCGAGGCCGAGCAGGCCCTGCTGCACCGCCAGCCGAGTGGTTGGACACCGGCCGACGTGCCGCTGTTGGACGAGGCGGCCGAGCTACTCGGCGAGGACGACCGTGCCGCCGCGGCCCGTCGAGAGCGGCTGCGGACCCTTCAGCGGGAGTACGCCGAGGGGGTGCTGGAGATCGCCCGGGGGTCCCGGTCGATCGACGTGGAGGACGAGGCGGACGGTGGTGAGATCCTCGGCGTCACCGACCTGCTCGACGCCGACCGGATGGTGGAGCGGCAGGAGGAGGGGGATCGGTTGACCACCGCGCAGCGGGCCGCCGCCGACCGGAGCTGGGCGTTCGGCCACATCATCGTGGATGAGGCGCAGGAGTTGTCGCCGATGGCCTGGCGGCTACTGATGCGCCGCTGCCCCAGCCGGTCGATGACCATCGTCGGTGATGTGGCGCAAACCGGGGCGCTGGCGGGCACCGCGTCCTGGGCCGAGGTGCTCGAGCCGTACGTGGCACGGCGCTGGCGGTTGACGGAGCTGGCGGTCAGCTACCGCACACCCGCCGAGATCATGGCGGTCGCCGCGGAGGTGCTCGCCCAGATCGACCCGACTCTGCGCCCGCCCCGGTCGGTACGGTCCACCGGTGTGCCGCCGATCGACCGGTCGGTGGCGCCGGAGCGGCTGGCGGCGGAGCTGGTGGACGCGGCGACCGCTACGGCGGCGACCCTCACCGACGGCCGTCTCGGGGTGATCGTGCCGGCCGCCCGCGTCGCCGACCTGGGTCCCGCCCTGGCGGATGCCATTCCGGAGGCCACCGTCGGTGACCAGCCCGACCTGAAGGGCCGCACCGTCCTGCTCACCGTCGCCCAGGCCAAGGGGCTGGAGTTCGACGCGGTCCTGGTGGTTGACCCCGATGGGATCGTCGCAGAGTCTCCCCGCGGGCGTAACGACCTGTATGTCGCTCTGACCCGCGCCACCCAACGCCTGACGGTGCTCCGCCCCACCTCCTGA
- a CDS encoding sensor histidine kinase: MVIGVLGVSAGLVVGGLVLLAVLNWTLHRNVDTEALRTADAIALLAAEDALPDPLPVAGSQVRVQVIDARGRVRAASIDADRLVPMVRPEQVDRTARAGITVPGQRMGLTGPMRVVAVPAGVDGDPLTVLVARSLLDVRQSIHVVQTVLLVSFPPLVGLLALVAWRAVGATLRPVEALRRGAEEITGRDGRGQLPVPASQDEIHRLAVTLNDMLDRLRASRDRERAFVADAAHELRSPLTNLRTELEVAQRLGDRTDWGAISVDLLADTERLGRLVDDLLLLARLDEAPPARGTGPVALGALLTEVAARHPATSVQVAPSAAPLWAVGDLDELRRVLVNLVDNAVRHARSRVLLSVEPDGPAYHRVTVTDDGPGIPAVDRERVFGRFTRLDVARDRDAGGAGLGLAIVRELVRRAGGSVDLDDADPPPGLRVRVTLPALPTE; this comes from the coding sequence ATGGTGATCGGCGTGCTCGGCGTGTCGGCGGGGCTCGTCGTCGGCGGTCTGGTGCTGCTGGCCGTGCTCAACTGGACTCTGCACCGCAACGTCGACACGGAGGCGCTGCGCACCGCCGACGCCATCGCGCTGCTGGCCGCCGAAGACGCCCTGCCCGACCCCCTGCCCGTCGCCGGCAGCCAGGTGCGGGTTCAGGTGATCGACGCGCGGGGACGGGTCCGTGCCGCCTCCATCGACGCCGACCGGCTGGTGCCGATGGTCCGGCCGGAACAGGTCGACCGCACCGCCCGCGCCGGCATCACCGTGCCGGGGCAACGAATGGGGCTGACCGGGCCGATGCGGGTGGTGGCCGTCCCGGCCGGCGTCGACGGCGACCCGCTCACCGTGCTGGTCGCCCGCTCGCTGCTGGACGTGCGGCAGAGTATCCACGTCGTCCAAACTGTCCTGCTGGTGAGCTTCCCGCCGCTGGTGGGTCTCCTCGCCCTCGTGGCCTGGCGGGCCGTTGGCGCGACGCTACGCCCGGTGGAGGCGCTGCGCCGGGGCGCCGAGGAGATCACCGGTCGGGACGGGCGCGGCCAGCTACCCGTACCAGCGTCACAGGACGAGATCCACCGGCTCGCGGTGACCCTTAACGACATGCTGGATCGGCTGCGCGCCAGCCGGGACCGGGAGCGGGCGTTCGTCGCCGACGCCGCGCACGAACTGCGTAGCCCGCTGACCAATCTGCGGACCGAGCTCGAGGTCGCGCAGCGGCTGGGGGACCGGACCGACTGGGGAGCCATCTCGGTGGACCTGCTGGCCGACACCGAACGGCTCGGCCGGCTTGTCGACGACCTGCTGCTGCTCGCCCGCCTTGACGAGGCCCCACCCGCCCGCGGCACCGGGCCGGTCGCCCTGGGCGCCCTGCTGACCGAGGTGGCCGCTCGCCACCCGGCGACGAGTGTCCAGGTGGCACCCTCGGCGGCGCCGCTCTGGGCGGTCGGCGACCTGGACGAACTGCGCCGGGTGCTGGTCAACCTGGTCGACAACGCGGTACGGCACGCCCGCAGTCGGGTGCTGCTCAGCGTCGAGCCGGACGGGCCCGCGTACCACCGGGTGACGGTGACCGATGACGGGCCCGGCATCCCGGCGGTGGACCGGGAACGGGTTTTCGGCCGGTTCACCCGGCTGGACGTCGCGCGCGACCGGGACGCCGGTGGCGCCGGCCTGGGGCTCGCCATCGTGCGCGAGTTGGTCCGGCGCGCCGGCGGTTCTGTCGACCTCGACGACGCCGACCCGCCACCGGGCCTGCGCGTGCGGGTAACCCTGCCCGCGCTGCCCACCGAGTAG